Genomic DNA from Paenibacillus borealis:
CTCTCCTATTCATGATTCTATCTCAACAATGTCAATATTTCTCTGACAGAATTATCAACAAAGGCCCGTTCAGGCCGGGATTTCATGAACACTGTAAGTCCAATTAATGATATGACCAGGGTCTGCGCCAGACTCTTCGCGTTAATCCCGGGATCAAGCTCACCTGAACGCAACCCCCGTTCAATCGTTTCCTGGAAGATTACCGAGAGATACATCTGATGTTCTCTGGTCAGAATTGCGAATTTCTCATCATGCGGTGCAAGCTCCACCATCGAGTTGAGACAGAAGCATCCCCAGTTCGGGTCTTTCCCATATTCCTGTGCCACTAGATTCTCAAAAAAACTGCGAAATGCCTCTTTAACAGAAGAATTAGTCTGGAGCTTACCCCGGATGGAGGCCGCGTGAGCACTCGTATATTTGCGCAGCGCAGCTTCAAATAGACCCTTTTTATCTCCAAAGGCGGAGTATAGGCTGGGGCGCTGAATGCCCATTCTTGAAGTCAGATCGCTTAAGGAGGTAGCTTCGAACCCTTTTTCCCAGAATAGCTGCATCGCTGCATCCAATACCTTGTCTTCCTCAAATTCACGTTGCCGGGCCATCGGAACCCCTCTTTTCATATCGATCAGTATATTATGATTTTATGTTTATCACGCTATTAAGTCAATGTATTGACAATTATATTTGTTTGTAGTTATATTTATCGAGACATATTTTATACCGATCAGTATTTTATTATCCGATCCGTTATACATTCTTTTAAGGAGGCGTCTCTTTGGGAAAGGTAGTTGAACAACCGCTTATAGCATCCGAATCGGCTCCAGCATCTCCGATGTCCCGGAGTGTTGCACTCTTATTTGCCATCGCCTGCGGACTGGCAGTCGCCAATATTTATTACGCGCAGCCCCTGCTGGACGCTATCTCGCAAGAATTCGGGATTACTCATTCCTCCGTCGGCCTCGTTATCACCATCACTCAAGTCTGTTACGCGCTTGGATTGCTGTTGCTGGTGCCCCTCGGCGATTTATTGAACCGGCGCTGGCTGATCGCCGGACAGATGCTGGTATCCGTGCTGGCGTTGATTGTAGTTGGCACCGCCCCTACCAGCCGGATATTATTCATAGCCATAGCTGCCGTTGGATTGCTTGCCGTAGTCACACAGACACTGGTTGCCTTCGCGGCAACTTTGGCAGCCCCGGCAGAGCGCGGACGTACCGTGGGCGTGGTAACCAGTGGAATCGTAATTGGGATTCTGCTCGCACGGACATTCGCCGGTGTATTGACGGATATAGCCGGCTGGCGCTCCGTCTACCTGGTCTCTGCGGGATTAACACTAATTATGGCTGGAGTATTGTTTCGGGTACTGCCCAAGGATGAGCCCTCAAGAGAATCCTTATCCTACCTGCAGCTGCTGCATTCGTTGTTCCAGCTGTTCGCACAGGAACGGATCCTGCGCATCCGCGCTGTGCTGGCCCTGCTGATTTTTACCGCGTTCAGTATATTATGGACTTCCCTGGTGCTGCCGCTCAGCGCTCCGCCGCTGTCTCTATCCCATACTTCAATCGGCGCTTTTGGACTTGCCGGTGCAGCGGGAGCGTTAGCAGCAGCGCAGGCAGGCCGT
This window encodes:
- a CDS encoding TetR/AcrR family transcriptional regulator; translation: MARQREFEEDKVLDAAMQLFWEKGFEATSLSDLTSRMGIQRPSLYSAFGDKKGLFEAALRKYTSAHAASIRGKLQTNSSVKEAFRSFFENLVAQEYGKDPNWGCFCLNSMVELAPHDEKFAILTREHQMYLSVIFQETIERGLRSGELDPGINAKSLAQTLVISLIGLTVFMKSRPERAFVDNSVREILTLLR
- a CDS encoding MFS transporter — encoded protein: MSRSVALLFAIACGLAVANIYYAQPLLDAISQEFGITHSSVGLVITITQVCYALGLLLLVPLGDLLNRRWLIAGQMLVSVLALIVVGTAPTSRILFIAIAAVGLLAVVTQTLVAFAATLAAPAERGRTVGVVTSGIVIGILLARTFAGVLTDIAGWRSVYLVSAGLTLIMAGVLFRVLPKDEPSRESLSYLQLLHSLFQLFAQERILRIRAVLALLIFTAFSILWTSLVLPLSAPPLSLSHTSIGAFGLAGAAGALAAAQAGRLADRGLGQRTTGVALILLLLSWLPISYTEHSLPALIIGIILLDLAVQAVHVTNQSMILTVRPEARSRLTAGYMIFYSIGSATGSIASTSIYAYFGWSGVCLLGAIVSALALLFWALTRRLK